A region of the Sphaerodactylus townsendi isolate TG3544 linkage group LG15, MPM_Stown_v2.3, whole genome shotgun sequence genome:
gtgtgtgtgtgtatagtgtgCACAATCTTGTGTGTGAGTTTGTATATACGGGATAATGGGAGAGAAACAGACCGGAGTTTCTGGGTCGAAGCAAGGGTCCGGTAAGCAGCCTGTGTCGTGCCCGCCTCTCGCCTCTCTTCcttggcacctccccccccccatttataaTTGCTTGCTGAGATCTCTCCCCAGAGATAATTTCTGGTCTCCCAACTTTCTCTTCTGACGCCCTGCTGGGGCTGCAAGCACGGGGGTCTCTTTCACGCAGGGTGGGGGATTTTTCTCACGTTGAACCCCTCCCTGCCTAACGAAGCAAAGAAGGTAGAACTGTATGTACTAGTCTGGGGGTACATTGGGAGGCTGCCCCTAATGTCCCTTGCTGGAATTGTTCAAGCTATTGCCCTACCCCACTGTAGATGTAACGGTGGTGGGCGGGTGGGGGATTTCTATGGGGTAGTCCTCCAGGACTTTAATTTGTTTTGAAAGCATATAGAGATTCTTTTATTAAAAATTCAGAAAAGACCGGTAAGGCTTTCATTAAGTTTCTGCATCtaaaccggggggtgggggtggggggtggggcgttcGTCAAACCCTGCACAAAGTCGGTCTGTACgagaggtgcggggggggggggtgtccctctGTGGGAAGGGCCGTTTCCCTCCCGAGGGGGTTCCTGTGCTAACTACTGTCTGTGTCAATAAAAGTTGTTGAAATTTCTCTTTCAgctttgatttttcccccccctccccgtttttGGTCGAAGAGCGGGAAGTTAGCTTTCAAACACACCGTCATCGTCCcgtccccccctccacccccacccccaatttgctTTTCTGTGCCCTCCCTCTCATTTCTCCTCCTCTCAATCAGCTGTTCATGCCAAACTCGGATCACAGCTGCCACCGAGCATCAGTTCTGGGTGACGTTTCTCGTTTGAAGGGGTTtcttttttctgccttcccctttcCTACCCATACCGAGGAGGGGCGGGTCGTTGGGGGGCCCTGCAGGTGGGCGAATCGAGGGGAATGGCAGAAGGTCCGGGGGCCAAGAAGGCCTCCTCCCGGCTGGCCACGGTAGCCGGCTGGGCCCAAGCCTTCTGCCGGGGCTTGGTGCATTTCTGCAGCAACCAGCTGGCCTGGCTGCTGGGGGTGCCGTGTCTCCGCCGGGCGTACCACCTGTGGCTGGCGGCCGTCGTCATTTTCGGGCCGCTGCTCCAGTTCTACGTGAACCCGCGGGCCATCTTTGCCAACCATCACAACTTCTTTAACATGTGAGTGAGCCGAGCGGAGGAGCAACGGGGGAGGGAACGGGGACCCAAGAGCGGCCTGAATGAGAGGGACGTCCCCGCCGCATGTCCCCATTTGGGTCAGAGAACTttctggtgcagctgctgcggTTCACCCTCTCAGATCCAGACGGGATGGGTGCCAGCAGGGGCTTTTCACCTCGATGGGCACCTTGCATTAAGAAGGGCAGAATGTTagctgaggggagggggtgggtggggttaattcgctgcctttccctccccctctgcatGTCAGAAACCAGCATGGGGGACGGTGCAACTCTACCTGTGGCTGAAACGGCATGAAATCTTGCATAGCGTTGGGTTTATTAAAGGACTTCGGATCTTGTACATGTTgttggaggtgggagggaggggcttgtgTTGAAACAGTCACAACAGCTAGCATGACGTAGCGGTTGGAGCGTTGGgactactaggatctgggagacccagattcaaatccccaccatGCTGTGGAAACTCACGGGGCGTCCTTGGGCCTGACACACACGCTCAGCCAAACACAGCTGTTGTGGCACCCCCAGAATCCAGGCCAGCTAGGGACCAGATTACGccagtcctataccaactgcactggctgccaatcgagtaccaggtcatgtttaaagttttggtactgaccttcaaagccattcgcggccttggccctgcttatctgagggaccgtctctccctatatcgcccttctaggcccctctgatgaggtggacctactggtgatccctggccccaaggtgatccggctggcctctacaaggcccAGGGCCTTTatagctctggcccctacctggtggaacagacttccaagtgagatcagggccttgcgggacttacaaagattccgcagggcctgtaaaatggacctgttccgccaggcgtttggccagccgggatgatgtcaaccccgccataagaacatctggcctcccgtgggtatataaaggggggagggaggggttgaagccatctgtagtcttggttttatgtattattttatgtaaattattatgatgatgttttaaattggtttatcattgatggacaccaccctgagcctttggggagggcggtatataaatataataaatataataaataaagaaaagggaAGACAGAAGAACAACATAAGCGTCTTTGGGCCTCCGCTGGGGCAAAAGGTGGGATACAATTAAAGCAACCTGGGTCTGTTGACCTTTGACTCCCTGTGTCCTGTGGGGTTGGGCGGGACCCGCCCCTCTGATTCTCTGCCGGCCCCATTTCACGGCTGTCCTGACCCTCCGTTACCCAGGCTCCCTAGCTTGATGCACCCGTTGCTGCCGCGATGTATTGTCGTGCACACCACCTGCTGTGCGCAGGAACGTAGTGGGCAAATAGAACAGGAAaactggtggggggtgggaaacgGTGCCGTGGGGCAGGTGGTCGCTgcttccctcctgcctccccccgtcttacctttcttcccttccttgcagCAAGTTTGTGAGGTCCGCCTGGGGCTGGACCTGCATCTTCCTGGGGGGATTCATGCTCCTGGTGGTGTACCTGGCCTCCCAGCGGCTCCTGCTCACCGTGCGCCATCTCAGCCGGCTGGccgtgggggcggggctgtggctggGGGCCTTAGAGACCTTCTTGCTCATAGAGAACCTCACCGGCTACTGCTTCGACTCCGTGCCCGAGGGCATCTTGGTGAACAAGCTTCCGGATAAGCGGGCCTGCCTCCGCAAGGGACACCAGTGGCACGGCTACGACGTGTCCGGCCACACCTTcctcctcaccttctgctgccTGCTCATAGTGGAAGAGACCTCTGTGTTCCGGCGATACCTGGCCCAGGGCTACCCTGCGGGCGTGCCCCTCCGCCTCATCTTTCTCCTCAACGTCCTCCTCCTCGGCCTATGGAATTTCCTCCTGGCTTGCACCGTGGTGTACCTTTATGAATACAGCCACAAGGTGGTTGGGGCAGCCATCGCTACCCTCTGCTGGTATCTCACCTACCGAGTCTGGTATCGCTACTCGTGGTCTCCAGGGAGGCCTGGAGCGGGCCTGTTCCTGAAAGCGGCGCCCGAAGAGGCGAAGAAACGGAACTGAGCGCACCTCAAGGTGTTGACGGCCAGAAAGAGCTTTGGGAAAGGAGACCCTGTCTTGAAAGGCAAATAAAAACGGGGTCCTTTTGAGCCCTGCTCTTATCAGTGTGGTTTATTGTGGGGAGGATGTAACAATTGGATCTCAGACCGAAACTGCTGTGCGTtgttagatctgagtccagtagcaccttaaaaatgcaaaatcccTTTGCCAGACGCACAGTAGTGGGATGGTAAACCTGGATCTGAAtggtgctggatcagaccagtgatggcgaacctctttgagaccgagtgcccaaattgcaacccaaaccccacttatttattgcaaagtgccaacccggcaatttaacctgaatgctgaggttttagtttaggaaaaaaactgttggctccctcttcctccgccccagccgctcgagcaggggccagcctgctctagacgccagcaagtcccgcgcgcaccgctctgtgcttctctagcatctctgcctcctctgccccacccccacccccccccgggcagcagccacccagagcacaggcaccaggcccgccagccgagtcctccctggtcaccgtggcgcgtgcacgtcgtgctcagtggcccaggccagcctagatgtgtgtgtgtgttgggggtgattttccgcccccacatgacgaactctgtgtgcgcgtgcccacagagagggctccgagtgccacctctggcacctgtgccataggttcgccatcactgggtcaGACTGACAAGGTAGGATTTGTGCCATTGAAAATGGCTCCAGCCAAATTCCTTGCAAggaggacaggggtcttcaacatGGTGTCCGTGGGCACCCTGGCGCCTGCCAACAACTTCTCTGGCGCTCGCCAAGCAAAAGTGTGTTGGGGCCTGGCGGGTTTTTTGTTCAGCTTAGTTTACGATCGGCCACTATCAATCTGACCAgcagtgcagttttttttaattgcttctaCAGCagctgcccacccaccccacccccagcactgtgtgtacgcaagaaaatattttagaagaagaagagtttggatttatatccccccccctttctctcctgtaggagactcaaaggggctgacaatctccttgtccttcccccctcacaacaaaccccctgtgaggtgggtggggctgagggagctccgagaagctgtgactagcccaaggtcacccagctggcgtgtgtgggagcgtacaggctaatctgaattccccagatcagcctccacagctcaggtggcagagctgggaatcaaacccggttcctccagattagatacacgagctcttaacctcctacgccactgctgcgccttAAAACCACGTGCTAACTTTAAGAGGCGTCCCGTTAACTGGAGCGTCTGCCTGAAACGTTCAAGAGTTCCTATTAGAGTGATGTATATATTCCCACCCTGGCATTTCGTGGTTGGTGCGGCCTCTTGTGGCAGGCCATTTTGGCGTTCTGCTCACCCTCCTGGGCCCAAAGCTTGGGAGCTCCGACATGGGCCCTCCCTACCATTTTAGTTTTCTAATCTAGAACCTTCCCCGCCTGTCTGGCTTTCTACAGGGTTTGCATGAAGGATGATTCTTGTCTTAGCTACTCCATTTGGTTTGAGGACACCCCTCTTGCTCTCCTGGCTAGCCACTTTCGAGGGTTCTTGAGAGACTCATTGATTTGTTAGCAGGTAACGTATTTCCTGCTAGTTCAaaacacaggaagaagaagaagagtttggatttatatcccccctttctctcctgcaggagactcaaaggggcttacaatctccttgcccttcccccctcacaacaaacaccctgtgaggtgggtggggctgagagagctccgagaagctgtgactagcccaaggtcacccagctggcgtgtgtgggagtgcacaggctactctgaattccccagataagcctccacagctaaggcggcagagctgggaatcaaacccggttcctccagattagatacacgagctcttaacctcctacgccactgctgcttctaagtCCTACTTAACAGCGCTCCTATACTGGGGTCTCTACCATGATGCCCGCCAAatgccaggtgggacttttgcccagcaaggcttctagtTGGCCACTAGAGATTTGATCGGCTGCACATATTTCTTAAAACGTTGTCTTGgtaaacagctgccaccacagcacaaggatcttccccGTGAGGGAAGGCAAActgcagtggccatttttgcCACTGGCCATtgcttgcggcagccattttgtttttgcacCCGCTGGGCTGAGCCAGAatgccaaaggtgcccacaggctcagaaaggttggggacttcaatcccctagacccgtggtggcgaacctttggcactccagatgttatggactacaattcccatcagccattgccagcatggctgcaggggctgatgggaattgtagttcataacatctggagtgccaaaggtgcgccaccactgtcctagacgtGCTGATCTCGCCTGTTTGAAATGTCACTCAGCCACTGAGATGGTGGTCTGAGCACGACGTGGCCCCTTGGTGTTCATGTCCACAAATGTGCAGGTTACAAAACGCACCTCTACTCCCTGGTCCTGACATTTACTAACAAAAGGCAGGTCCACTCACGTGCCTTGAACTCGTGCCATTTTAAGAGGTCGGTCCTAATGCCACACGTTGCATGGATTTTCTGGTTTTTGGATCCCAAAAggtaggataagaacataagaactggcctgctggatcagaccagagtccatctagtccagcactctgctactcgcagtggcccaccaggtgcctttgggagctcacctgcaggaggtgaaagcaatggccttaagaacataagaaagagcctgctggatcagaccagagtccatctagtccagcactctgctactcgcagtggcccaccaggtgcctttgggagctcacaggcagaaggtgaaagcaatggccttctgctgctgctgctgctcctgagcacctggtctactaaggcatttgtaatctgagatcaaggaggatcaatgaTTCAAAGGGGCAGAAACCAAGGAATAGGCCTCGAACCTGCAAGAGAGGGTCACTTGGGGCCCTGTTCCTTTTCCTACGGTCACCAGTGGGCCATGCAAAGCAGTGCCTCAAGGGTGAATCTGAGCTTGCACAGAGTACAGGTCCTTCATCAGGAAAGGGGCCATCTCGCGCTGTCTCCGAGGAGGGATGGGCTGGTTCCCTCATGAAAGGAAAGCCAGCATCGCCAGGGCTGCGTGGGTTGGGGACCAGGCCGACCTGTTTGGGTTTATGGGAATTGCATCACCTGAGGCCAGCCAAAGATTTATTTGTGCTTTTTGGCACCACTGAGACGCTGGCACTCCCGGTGCCCGGATCCTGTGCGCTGTTGGTGTGGACGGCTTCCTGCGGAGAGAAAAAAGCAAGGCGATAATATTTCAGGCGCTTGGCCTTGAACGATTCCCCCGCAAGCTCTGCCCTCTCTCAGCGGCCGAGGCGTTATCTCTTGGCAGTCGTG
Encoded here:
- the FITM1 gene encoding fat storage-inducing transmembrane protein 1, which gives rise to MAEGPGAKKASSRLATVAGWAQAFCRGLVHFCSNQLAWLLGVPCLRRAYHLWLAAVVIFGPLLQFYVNPRAIFANHHNFFNIKFVRSAWGWTCIFLGGFMLLVVYLASQRLLLTVRHLSRLAVGAGLWLGALETFLLIENLTGYCFDSVPEGILVNKLPDKRACLRKGHQWHGYDVSGHTFLLTFCCLLIVEETSVFRRYLAQGYPAGVPLRLIFLLNVLLLGLWNFLLACTVVYLYEYSHKVVGAAIATLCWYLTYRVWYRYSWSPGRPGAGLFLKAAPEEAKKRN